The following are encoded in a window of Deltaproteobacteria bacterium genomic DNA:
- a CDS encoding riboflavin biosynthesis protein RibF, translating to MGTYFSEIEQITQPLPSPVLTIGNFDGIHLGHQSLLQKVEERALALKGTSMVITFHPHPAQVLRPGKAPRQIVSDDSKIELIFQYGIQVVLSIPFTREFSQIAARSFIQDILVDQIGMKEI from the coding sequence ATGGGCACCTATTTTTCCGAAATCGAGCAAATAACACAACCCCTGCCTTCCCCGGTATTGACCATTGGAAATTTTGACGGCATTCATCTGGGGCATCAGAGCCTTCTTCAGAAAGTGGAGGAACGGGCACTGGCCCTAAAGGGGACCTCCATGGTCATCACCTTCCACCCCCACCCGGCCCAGGTCTTAAGACCCGGCAAGGCCCCCAGACAGATCGTATCCGATGATAGCAAGATTGAATTGATTTTCCAATACGGCATCCAGGTGGTCCTGTCCATCCCTTTTACCAGGGAATTTTCCCAGATAGCGGCCAGATCCTTTATCCAGGATATATTGGTGGACCAAATCGGGATGAAAGAGATTG